A single Cyclopterus lumpus isolate fCycLum1 chromosome 1, fCycLum1.pri, whole genome shotgun sequence DNA region contains:
- the znf330 gene encoding zinc finger protein 330 isoform X2, translating into MSSMWPNTPATSTWTATNARGKTKCMKSSDCVIKHPGVHTTGMAMVGAVCDFCEAWVCHGRKCLSTHSCVCPLTDADCIECDRAVWDHGGRIFRCSFCDNFLCEDDQFEHQASCQVLQAETYKCVSCNRLGQHSCLRCKACYCDDHAKSKVFKQEKGKAPPCPKCGHETQETKDLSMSTRTLKYGRQAGADDDDDDGASGYDAYWKNLASGGGHQDNYAENDDYEEDDDDDDDDDDDDDEEEEEEEEGEEEKAADSVAALKLDGAA; encoded by the exons ATGTCGTCGATGTGGCCAAACACCCCTGCAACTTCAACATG gaCTGCGACAAATGCCAGAG GCAAAACCAAGTGCATGAAGTCATCAGATTGTGTCATCAAACATCCCGGGGTCCACACCACTGGAATGGCCATGGTG GGAGCAGTATGTGACTTCTGTGAAGCTTGGGTGTGCCACGGCAGGAAGTGTCTGAGCactcactcctgtgtgtgtcctctgacTGATGCAGACTGCATAGAGTGTGACCGTGCTGTGTGGGATCatg GAGGGCGAATCTTCCGCTGTTCCTTTTGCGACAACTTCTTGTGTGAGGATGATCAATTTGAGCACCAGGCGAGCTGCCAGGTCCTCCAGGCAGAAACATACAAAT GCGTTTCTTGTAATAGACTGGGTCAACACTCCTGCCTGCGCTGTAAG GCCTGTTACTGTGATGACCACGCCAAGAGTAAGGTCTTCAAGCAGGAGAAAGGCAAAGCCCCACCCTGTCCTAAGTGTGGTCACGAGACCCAGGAGACCAAAGACCTCAGCATGTCCA CTCGCACGCTGAAATACGGCCGCCAGGCTGGTgccgacgacgacgacgacgacggagCGTCAGGCTACGACGCCTACTGGAAGAACCTGGCATCTGGAGGCGGCCATCAGGACAACTATGCAGAGAATGATGACtatgaggaagatgatgacgacgacgatgacgacgacgatgatgatgacgaagaggaggaggaggaggaggaaggtgaagagGAAAAAGCTGCTGATTCTGTGGCTGCTCTTAAACTGGACGGGGCTGCCTGA
- the znf330 gene encoding zinc finger protein 330 isoform X1 has translation MPKKKTGARKKAESRKEREKQTRANRDVVDVAKHPCNFNMDCDKCQRKQKNRAFCYFCNSVQKLPICAQCGKTKCMKSSDCVIKHPGVHTTGMAMVGAVCDFCEAWVCHGRKCLSTHSCVCPLTDADCIECDRAVWDHGGRIFRCSFCDNFLCEDDQFEHQASCQVLQAETYKCVSCNRLGQHSCLRCKACYCDDHAKSKVFKQEKGKAPPCPKCGHETQETKDLSMSTRTLKYGRQAGADDDDDDGASGYDAYWKNLASGGGHQDNYAENDDYEEDDDDDDDDDDDDDEEEEEEEEGEEEKAADSVAALKLDGAA, from the exons ATGCCCAAGAAGAAAACCGGTGCCCGGAAAAAGGCAGAGAGTCGTAAAGAGCGAGAGAAGCAAACCAGAGCCAATCGAGATGTCGTCGATGTGGCCAAACACCCCTGCAACTTCAACATG gaCTGCGACAAATGCCAGAG AAAACAGAAGAACAGAGCTTTCTGCTATTTCTGTAATTCAGTGCAGAAGCTGCCTATCTGTGCGCAGTGTG GCAAAACCAAGTGCATGAAGTCATCAGATTGTGTCATCAAACATCCCGGGGTCCACACCACTGGAATGGCCATGGTG GGAGCAGTATGTGACTTCTGTGAAGCTTGGGTGTGCCACGGCAGGAAGTGTCTGAGCactcactcctgtgtgtgtcctctgacTGATGCAGACTGCATAGAGTGTGACCGTGCTGTGTGGGATCatg GAGGGCGAATCTTCCGCTGTTCCTTTTGCGACAACTTCTTGTGTGAGGATGATCAATTTGAGCACCAGGCGAGCTGCCAGGTCCTCCAGGCAGAAACATACAAAT GCGTTTCTTGTAATAGACTGGGTCAACACTCCTGCCTGCGCTGTAAG GCCTGTTACTGTGATGACCACGCCAAGAGTAAGGTCTTCAAGCAGGAGAAAGGCAAAGCCCCACCCTGTCCTAAGTGTGGTCACGAGACCCAGGAGACCAAAGACCTCAGCATGTCCA CTCGCACGCTGAAATACGGCCGCCAGGCTGGTgccgacgacgacgacgacgacggagCGTCAGGCTACGACGCCTACTGGAAGAACCTGGCATCTGGAGGCGGCCATCAGGACAACTATGCAGAGAATGATGACtatgaggaagatgatgacgacgacgatgacgacgacgatgatgatgacgaagaggaggaggaggaggaggaaggtgaagagGAAAAAGCTGCTGATTCTGTGGCTGCTCTTAAACTGGACGGGGCTGCCTGA
- the LOC117738925 gene encoding interleukin-15-like isoform X2 — MTAFMTAFPVILVQPTCPGDQHAKGVQFQLTCHLYRESHKTQVWLCFLVLSLLSTSTSAAPELATSHLLTCLKSETLKNAIERSEAMLYAPLSSDVKENCKMISLRCYMSELTMVIAEEEIQDPKTHIFFDFNEKLPKDHPVDCPPCEAYSLKNMTVFLERLISLLQEINIRTT, encoded by the exons ATGACAGCCTTCATGACGGCGTTCCCAGTGATCCTCGTCCAGCCCACATGCCCCGGAGACCAGCACGCG AAAGGTGTCCAGTTCCAGTTGACTTGTCACCTTTACCGAGAGAGTCACAAAACTCAGGTCTGGCTTTGTTTCTTAGTTCTGAG CCTCCTGAGTACTTCTACGTCTGCTGCTCCTGAGCTTGCTACAAGTCATCTACTGACATGTTTGAAGTCTGAAACACTGAAAAATGCCATTGAG AGATCTGAGGCGATGCTGTATGCTCCGTTAAGTAGTGACGTTAAA GAAAACTGTAAAATGATATCGCTCAGATGTTACATGTCGGAGTTGACCATGGTCATCGCTGAGGAAGAAATTCAGGAtccaaaaacacatattttctttgATTTCAATGAGAAGCTGCCGAAAGACCACCCT GTTGACTGTCCACCATGTGAAGCATACTCACTTAAAAATATGACAGTATTCCTGGAAAGACTCATTAGCCTTTTGCAAGAAATTAATATTCGGACAACGTGA
- the LOC117738925 gene encoding uncharacterized protein LOC117738925 isoform X1, which yields MTAFMTAFPVILVQPTCPGDQHAKGVQFQLTCHLYRESHKTQVWLCFLVLSLLSTSTSAAPELATSHLLTCLKSETLKNAIERSEAMLYAPLSSDVKENCKMISLRCYMSELTMVIAEEEIQDPKTHIFFDFNEKLPKDHPVSPVDKTPLGGSVLTFHNCITTDEVGYVEILHKQTFHD from the exons ATGACAGCCTTCATGACGGCGTTCCCAGTGATCCTCGTCCAGCCCACATGCCCCGGAGACCAGCACGCG AAAGGTGTCCAGTTCCAGTTGACTTGTCACCTTTACCGAGAGAGTCACAAAACTCAGGTCTGGCTTTGTTTCTTAGTTCTGAG CCTCCTGAGTACTTCTACGTCTGCTGCTCCTGAGCTTGCTACAAGTCATCTACTGACATGTTTGAAGTCTGAAACACTGAAAAATGCCATTGAG AGATCTGAGGCGATGCTGTATGCTCCGTTAAGTAGTGACGTTAAA GAAAACTGTAAAATGATATCGCTCAGATGTTACATGTCGGAGTTGACCATGGTCATCGCTGAGGAAGAAATTCAGGAtccaaaaacacatattttctttgATTTCAATGAGAAGCTGCCGAAAGACCACCCTGTAAGTCCTGTTGACAAAACCCCCCTTGGAGGGTCTGTCCTCACTTTTCATAACTGCATAACCACCGATGAAGTTGGATATGTGGAAATCCTTCACAAACAAACTTTTCATGACTGA